One window of the Pyxicephalus adspersus chromosome 5, UCB_Pads_2.0, whole genome shotgun sequence genome contains the following:
- the MYD88 gene encoding myeloid differentiation primary response protein MyD88, with the protein FLKHLQKIERNDILTDLSNSIGHLPEQFDAFICYCAQDISFVQEMIIRLEQTDHNLKLCVFDRDVLPGTCLWSITSELIENRCRKMVVVISDDYLGSFLCLGATERRLIPVKFKPMKRPFPSILRFITVCDYTNPHIQGWFWDRLAKALKK; encoded by the exons TTTCTGAAACATCTGCAGAAGATTGAAAGAAATGATATTCTCACAGATCTAAGTAATTCCATAG GACATTTGCCCGAGCAGTTTGATGCATTCATCTGCTACTGTGCCCAGGATATTAGTTTTGTGCAAGAAATGATCATTCGGCTGGAGCAGACAGATCATAACCTGAAGCTGTGTGTGTTCGACAGAGATGTCCTCCCTGGTACATGTCTGTGGTCTATTACAAGTGAACTTATAGAAAACAG GTGCAGGAAGATGGTAGTGGTTATATCTGATGATTATCTGG gttcttttctttgtttaggCGCTACAGAAAGAAGGCTAATTCCAGTGAAATTTAAACCTATGAAGAGACCATTTCCCAGCATCCTCCGGTTCATTACAGTATGTGATTACACAAACCCCCACATACAAGGATGGTTCTGGGACAGGCTCGCTAAGGCGCTGAAGAAATGA